A region from the Nocardioides coralli genome encodes:
- the mobF gene encoding MobF family relaxase, translating into MTVSMRKIQAGRGYDYLLKSVVRGDANMADPNPVTRYYTEEGTPPGRWMGSALHVFGDGEIKRGDQVTPQQLQLLIGSGLDPVTGEKLGRAFPVFPPLEERIAARVAELSPRLTDEQRSEAERQIRAEESVKPSSGVAGYDYTFSVPKSVSALWGVADAGTQALIVDAHHQAVAEVLDFMEREVVATRRGVAAGNGAVMQADVIGVAATAYDHWDSRLGDPQLHTHVVISNKVKTTEDGRWRSLDGTAMYEANVPISEHYNAVLADRLTRLFGIEWERRERGAERNAAWELAPIPETLIREFSSRSSHIDKEKDRLIAEYVALTGRRPSSAKIIQLRAKATLATRPEKEIHSLFDLTTQWRGRAQKILGRGAVDWAKEATAPARARPTLRADDVPLDAITEVGVSVVGAVEEKRSTWKHWNLWAEASRQTMGWRFSSADDREAVVGMIVEAAKQESLAITPPELVTVPEVFRRPDGTSRFRPRHGVVFTSETLLAAEDRLLARAEDMTAPEIDLEVIERVTRKEHLLSAEQSETLARIAVSGRRLDLLVGPAGAGKTTAMHALKTAWVKAHGKGSVVGLAPSAVAAQVLAEDLGIACENTAKWLHEHDRGRAEFRSGQLVIIDEATLAGTLTLDRLTALAAEAGAKVLLVGDWAQLQSVDAGGAFSLLTSARPDTPELTEVHRFTHGWEKTASLDLRFGRADVISTYVAKDRVQQGTTDEMMDAAYLAWTSDVKAGRTSVLVAEATDMVIRLNRRARADRIVANPVGDVEVNLADGTQASEGDLIITRHNDRRLYTLRGGWVRNGDRWTVTRVHKDGAMQVQRLGVAIGGSVTLPAAYVVEHVDLGYAVTAHRAQGMTVDTSHVVVTGSTTRENFYVSMTRGRDSNIAYVALDKPDEGHAPPEPEEVNAHTVLYGVLQHIGGELSAHQMLVAEQDRWASIAQLAAEYETIGAVAQRDRWVAAIRGSGLTEAQVEQVLASASFGPLTAELRRADVNHHDVDRLLPAIVARRSLDDAEDIGAVLISRLQKAARPKRGSRRPSPKLVVGLIPVADGTMSEEMAKALTERAELMEARAVTLAEKAADDKAVWLKRLGTAPATATAARRRWLYEVRTVAAYRDRYGVEGRRVLGEPKTDAQKHDAARADQAIRRARAIAEDAAAIQEGRSAALEPQGRALG; encoded by the coding sequence ATGACCGTCTCGATGAGGAAGATTCAGGCTGGTCGGGGCTACGACTACCTGCTCAAGAGCGTGGTCCGTGGCGACGCCAACATGGCCGACCCGAACCCGGTGACGCGGTACTACACCGAGGAAGGAACCCCGCCGGGCCGCTGGATGGGCTCAGCGCTGCACGTCTTCGGCGACGGTGAGATCAAGCGCGGCGACCAGGTGACCCCGCAGCAACTCCAACTCCTGATCGGCTCGGGCCTCGACCCGGTTACCGGAGAGAAGCTCGGGCGGGCCTTCCCGGTCTTCCCGCCACTGGAAGAGCGCATCGCCGCACGGGTGGCCGAGCTGAGTCCGAGGCTCACCGACGAGCAGCGTTCAGAGGCGGAGAGGCAAATCAGGGCCGAGGAGTCGGTCAAGCCGTCCAGCGGGGTCGCCGGCTACGACTACACGTTCAGCGTCCCCAAGTCGGTCTCGGCGCTGTGGGGCGTGGCTGATGCGGGCACGCAGGCACTGATCGTCGACGCCCACCACCAGGCGGTTGCCGAAGTGCTCGACTTCATGGAGCGGGAGGTTGTCGCGACCAGGAGGGGCGTTGCCGCCGGGAACGGTGCGGTGATGCAGGCCGACGTCATCGGGGTCGCGGCAACGGCGTACGACCACTGGGACTCTCGGCTCGGTGACCCGCAGCTCCACACCCACGTCGTCATATCCAACAAGGTCAAGACGACAGAGGACGGGCGCTGGCGAAGCCTGGACGGCACCGCGATGTACGAGGCAAACGTGCCGATCTCGGAGCATTACAACGCCGTGCTGGCCGACCGCCTCACCCGGCTGTTCGGCATCGAGTGGGAGCGGCGGGAGCGTGGTGCGGAACGCAATGCCGCCTGGGAGCTCGCGCCCATCCCCGAGACACTCATCCGCGAGTTCTCCAGCCGGTCCAGCCACATCGACAAGGAGAAGGACCGCCTCATCGCGGAGTACGTCGCACTGACGGGCCGCCGCCCCTCCTCGGCCAAGATCATCCAGTTGCGCGCGAAGGCCACGCTGGCAACGCGCCCCGAGAAGGAGATCCACTCCCTGTTTGATCTGACGACCCAGTGGCGAGGACGAGCGCAGAAGATCCTTGGGAGGGGCGCAGTCGACTGGGCCAAGGAAGCCACCGCCCCTGCTCGCGCCCGTCCCACTCTCCGCGCCGACGACGTACCCCTCGACGCGATCACCGAAGTCGGCGTCTCCGTCGTAGGTGCGGTCGAGGAGAAGCGTTCGACCTGGAAGCACTGGAACCTCTGGGCGGAGGCATCCCGGCAGACGATGGGTTGGCGGTTCTCCAGCGCCGACGACCGCGAGGCCGTCGTCGGCATGATTGTCGAGGCCGCGAAACAGGAGTCACTCGCGATCACTCCGCCCGAACTGGTCACCGTGCCGGAGGTCTTCCGGCGGCCCGACGGCACCTCGCGCTTCCGGCCGCGTCACGGAGTCGTCTTCACCTCCGAGACCCTGCTCGCCGCCGAGGACCGCCTCCTGGCCCGGGCCGAAGACATGACCGCCCCAGAGATCGACCTCGAGGTGATCGAGCGGGTGACGCGCAAGGAGCACCTCTTGTCTGCCGAGCAGTCCGAGACTCTGGCGAGGATCGCCGTGTCGGGGCGGCGCCTCGATCTGCTCGTCGGTCCGGCGGGCGCGGGTAAGACCACTGCGATGCACGCACTGAAGACGGCTTGGGTGAAGGCCCACGGCAAGGGCAGCGTCGTCGGCCTCGCGCCGAGCGCGGTGGCTGCGCAGGTGCTCGCCGAGGACTTGGGCATCGCCTGTGAGAACACCGCCAAGTGGCTGCACGAGCACGACCGAGGACGGGCGGAGTTCCGCAGCGGTCAACTCGTCATCATCGACGAGGCGACCCTCGCCGGCACACTCACCCTCGACCGACTCACCGCGCTCGCGGCCGAGGCCGGTGCGAAGGTTCTGCTGGTCGGCGATTGGGCGCAGCTTCAGTCGGTCGACGCAGGAGGGGCGTTCTCTCTGTTGACCTCCGCCCGTCCTGACACCCCCGAGCTGACCGAGGTCCACCGCTTCACCCACGGGTGGGAGAAGACCGCGTCGCTCGACCTCCGTTTCGGACGGGCGGACGTCATCAGCACCTACGTCGCCAAAGATCGTGTCCAGCAGGGCACGACCGACGAGATGATGGATGCCGCCTATTTGGCATGGACGTCCGACGTGAAGGCCGGCCGGACGTCGGTACTGGTCGCCGAGGCGACCGACATGGTGATCCGCCTCAACCGGCGTGCCCGCGCCGACCGCATCGTCGCCAACCCGGTCGGGGACGTCGAGGTCAACCTCGCCGACGGCACCCAGGCGTCCGAGGGCGACCTCATCATCACCCGCCACAACGACCGCCGCCTTTACACCCTGCGCGGCGGCTGGGTCCGCAACGGGGACCGCTGGACCGTCACCCGCGTTCACAAGGACGGGGCGATGCAGGTCCAACGCCTAGGCGTCGCCATTGGTGGGTCGGTGACCTTGCCTGCGGCGTACGTCGTCGAGCACGTCGACCTCGGGTACGCCGTCACGGCTCACCGTGCCCAGGGCATGACCGTCGACACCTCTCATGTGGTGGTGACCGGGTCGACGACCCGGGAGAACTTCTACGTCTCCATGACCCGCGGCCGAGACTCGAACATCGCGTACGTCGCCCTCGACAAGCCCGACGAGGGCCACGCCCCCCCCGAGCCTGAGGAGGTGAACGCCCACACCGTTCTCTACGGCGTCCTCCAACACATCGGCGGAGAGCTCTCCGCACACCAAATGCTCGTGGCCGAGCAGGACCGGTGGGCGTCCATCGCGCAACTCGCTGCCGAGTACGAAACCATCGGCGCGGTCGCTCAGCGCGACCGTTGGGTTGCAGCGATCCGAGGGAGTGGCCTCACCGAAGCCCAGGTCGAACAGGTGCTGGCCTCGGCGTCCTTCGGACCACTCACCGCCGAACTGCGCCGGGCCGACGTCAACCACCACGACGTCGACCGACTCTTGCCGGCCATCGTTGCCCGCAGGTCATTGGACGATGCCGAGGACATCGGAGCCGTCCTGATCAGTCGCCTCCAGAAGGCCGCCCGGCCCAAGCGTGGCAGCCGTCGCCCCTCCCCGAAACTGGTCGTCGGTCTGATCCCAGTCGCCGATGGCACCATGAGCGAGGAGATGGCCAAGGCGCTGACCGAACGCGCCGAACTGATGGAAGCACGGGCGGTGACGCTCGCGGAGAAGGCCGCGGATGACAAGGCGGTGTGGCTGAAGCGGCTCGGCACCGCACCGGCGACCGCCACCGCCGCTCGACGCCGCTGGCTTTACGAGGTCAGGACCGTGGCCGCCTACCGCGACCGCTACGGCGTGGAGGGGCGCAGAGTGCTCGGTGAGCCGAAGACCGACGCGCAGAAGCACGATGCTGCGCGCGCTGACCAGGCGATCCGCCGTGCCCGAGCGATCGCCGAAGACGCCGCCGCGATCCAGGAGGGACGCAGCGCCGCGCTCGAACCGCAGGGACGGGCGCTCGGGTAG
- a CDS encoding SAF domain-containing protein produces the protein MSSAATRVDGALNQEGPAATALVPPPKLRRRPALVAAAIGAICIGALLAGWAWTATTNTQEVLVARHSIERGSVIEADDLARVQLSADPALKPVPASEFDRVVGQRAAMDISSGGMLTPGAFAAEVVPGAGESVVGVALTPAQAPGLALRYGDQVRVVATPSQGDDLPAGTPLSNDATIVGVHTSEDTGQTVVDLLVPKADAAVLATRIATGNIALILDSRER, from the coding sequence ATGAGTAGTGCAGCCACCCGAGTCGACGGGGCCCTCAATCAGGAGGGTCCGGCCGCTACTGCGCTCGTGCCTCCGCCGAAGCTGCGTCGACGACCAGCACTCGTAGCCGCCGCGATCGGCGCCATCTGCATCGGCGCGCTGCTCGCCGGCTGGGCCTGGACCGCGACGACCAACACCCAAGAAGTGCTCGTCGCCCGGCACTCCATCGAACGTGGCTCCGTCATCGAGGCAGATGACCTTGCCCGGGTGCAGCTCAGCGCGGACCCGGCCCTCAAGCCCGTGCCAGCCTCGGAGTTCGATCGGGTGGTCGGGCAGCGGGCGGCGATGGACATCTCCTCTGGCGGGATGCTGACACCAGGTGCGTTCGCCGCTGAGGTCGTTCCCGGCGCAGGCGAGTCGGTCGTCGGCGTCGCGCTCACCCCCGCTCAAGCGCCGGGTCTTGCACTTCGGTACGGAGACCAGGTCCGCGTCGTCGCCACCCCATCCCAAGGCGACGACCTCCCAGCTGGCACGCCATTGAGCAACGACGCCACCATCGTCGGAGTCCACACCTCCGAGGACACCGGACAGACAGTCGTCGACCTGCTCGTTCCCAAGGCTGATGCCGCGGTGCTCGCCACCCGAATCGCGACCGGCAACATCGCCCTCATCCTAGATTCCCGGGAGCGCTGA
- a CDS encoding CpaF family protein, with the protein MTTERSEDYETTPLTGLPLFTQPVPPVAERFDRGHPMAPVAHLSTMSTHPIGSSLDWSLVSALRAQASEQLSQAVAADKGRLNKVAQEELGRTIVLDLIETTLADRVNAGMTTLPGAEQDALARAVFDSLFRLGRLQPLVDDDRIENIIITGHDNVVLELTDGSQVDGPPVADSDEELVDFLVFLASRSEVNARGFSEAQPRLHLRLDGGSRLAAAAWVTPRPSVVIRRHRLMEVTLGDLVTRQMLTPVAASFLRAAVRSRKSIVVSGSQGAGKTTLVRALCAEIDPLEAIGTFETEYELHLHELRDRHRIVHPWEARPGSGERGPDGRAAGEFTLDEALVDSFRFNLSRQIVGEVRGKEIWAMIKAMESGTGSISTTHASDAVAAIRKLVTCAMEAGPHVTHELATSKLAATVDLIVHLDLRTYRQQGRSIRQRRVAEVIALDPGERETGYAATHVFAPAADGTAVPAVLPDSYRSLATYGFDLGTYLAQQEVRS; encoded by the coding sequence ATGACGACGGAACGATCCGAGGACTACGAAACCACCCCGCTGACAGGGTTGCCTCTGTTCACGCAGCCAGTTCCGCCGGTGGCTGAGAGGTTCGACCGTGGCCATCCAATGGCTCCGGTGGCACACCTGTCGACCATGAGCACCCATCCCATCGGCAGCAGCCTCGACTGGTCGCTCGTCTCTGCGCTGCGCGCGCAAGCCTCCGAGCAGCTCAGTCAGGCGGTTGCGGCCGACAAGGGACGGCTCAACAAGGTCGCGCAGGAGGAGCTGGGCCGGACGATTGTGCTCGACCTCATCGAGACGACCCTGGCTGACCGGGTGAACGCCGGGATGACCACACTCCCCGGCGCCGAGCAGGACGCGCTGGCCCGTGCGGTGTTCGACTCGCTGTTCCGGCTCGGCCGCCTCCAACCCCTCGTCGACGACGACCGGATCGAGAACATCATCATCACCGGCCACGACAACGTCGTGCTCGAACTCACTGACGGCTCACAGGTCGACGGCCCACCCGTGGCCGACTCCGACGAGGAGCTCGTCGACTTCCTGGTCTTCCTCGCGTCCCGATCCGAGGTCAACGCTCGCGGTTTCTCCGAAGCACAACCGCGCCTGCATCTGCGTCTCGATGGCGGCTCGCGGCTCGCCGCTGCTGCGTGGGTGACGCCGCGCCCCTCCGTCGTGATCCGTCGCCACCGGCTGATGGAAGTCACGCTCGGCGACCTCGTCACTCGACAGATGCTGACTCCTGTCGCAGCGTCATTCCTGCGGGCGGCGGTGCGGTCCCGCAAGTCCATCGTGGTGTCCGGATCGCAGGGCGCGGGCAAGACGACCCTGGTTCGAGCTTTGTGCGCCGAGATCGACCCGCTGGAGGCGATCGGCACCTTCGAGACCGAGTACGAGCTGCACCTGCACGAGTTGCGCGACCGGCACCGCATCGTCCACCCGTGGGAGGCCCGTCCCGGGTCCGGTGAACGAGGTCCGGACGGGCGAGCGGCCGGTGAGTTCACCCTCGACGAGGCCCTCGTCGACTCGTTCCGCTTCAACCTCTCCCGCCAGATCGTCGGTGAGGTCCGAGGCAAGGAGATCTGGGCGATGATCAAGGCGATGGAGTCCGGCACCGGGTCCATCTCCACGACTCACGCTTCCGACGCGGTCGCGGCGATCCGCAAGCTGGTGACTTGCGCGATGGAGGCCGGCCCGCACGTCACCCACGAACTCGCGACCTCGAAGCTCGCGGCGACCGTCGACCTCATCGTCCACCTCGACCTGCGGACCTATCGGCAGCAGGGGCGCAGCATCCGGCAGCGCCGGGTCGCCGAAGTCATCGCCCTCGACCCCGGCGAGCGCGAGACCGGCTATGCCGCCACTCACGTCTTTGCCCCAGCCGCCGACGGGACGGCCGTTCCAGCGGTCCTGCCCGACTCCTACCGAAGCCTCGCGACGTACGGCTTCGACCTCGGCACCTACCTCGCTCAACAGGAGGTGCGGTCGTGA
- a CDS encoding type II secretion system F family protein yields MIVLVPALAGALVVGGLIALVVGLRPSHVVERPSRPRKVRTITKQTRMLLLGGLATGTVAFLVTGWVLALVIVPVAFVGLPILLSSSSAAERIERLEAMEEWTRSLSGVLTVGVGLEQALVATLRSTPAAIAPEVTRLVARLRARWVTEDALRAFADELDDATGDLVAANLILGSRRRGAGLASVLEGLAESVAADVRARRQVEADRAKPRATARWVTLISVGVLVILAVSGTYVEPYQSPLGQVILVALLAMNVATLVWMKRMAIGRAMPRFLAPVRVTREGAA; encoded by the coding sequence GTGATCGTCCTCGTTCCGGCCTTGGCCGGCGCGCTGGTGGTCGGCGGCCTGATCGCCCTCGTCGTCGGGCTGCGCCCCTCCCATGTCGTCGAGCGCCCCTCCCGCCCCCGCAAGGTCCGCACAATCACCAAGCAGACCCGGATGCTCCTGCTCGGCGGTTTGGCCACAGGCACCGTCGCCTTCCTGGTCACCGGCTGGGTGCTCGCGCTGGTCATCGTCCCGGTGGCTTTCGTCGGCCTGCCTATCTTGCTCTCGTCGTCCTCGGCAGCGGAGCGGATCGAGCGCCTCGAAGCGATGGAGGAATGGACCCGGTCCCTTTCAGGCGTGCTGACCGTGGGGGTTGGACTGGAGCAGGCGCTGGTTGCCACACTCCGATCCACACCGGCCGCGATTGCTCCCGAGGTCACCCGGCTGGTCGCCCGGCTCCGCGCACGTTGGGTGACCGAAGATGCGTTGCGGGCGTTCGCCGACGAGCTCGACGACGCAACGGGTGACCTCGTGGCTGCGAACCTGATCCTCGGCTCCCGAAGGAGGGGCGCAGGGCTGGCGAGCGTGCTCGAAGGTCTGGCCGAGTCGGTGGCGGCCGACGTACGCGCCCGGCGTCAGGTCGAGGCCGACCGCGCCAAGCCCCGAGCCACCGCACGCTGGGTGACGCTCATCAGCGTTGGGGTGCTGGTGATCCTGGCGGTGTCGGGCACCTACGTCGAGCCGTACCAGAGTCCGCTCGGGCAGGTCATCCTCGTGGCGCTGCTGGCGATGAACGTCGCGACGCTGGTCTGGATGAAGCGCATGGCGATCGGACGCGCGATGCCCAGGTTCCTGGCTCCCGTCCGGGTCACGAGGGAAGGCGCAGCATGA
- a CDS encoding type II secretion system F family protein: MTTGLQIALLGGAFLGLGVVLLVARLMPAAPDLTEALSRLTPARGRANAVGPVTTAKGKERIGVWAIKALPPAVWIRTPTRELALLRIPLARFYGDKIVMALMGLVIPPLLAFFFEQIGLSFPIAVPAIASVGLAVVMFFLPNYNAVDDARKARLEFTRALGAYIDLVALERNNGSGVRQAMESAAEVGDSWVFTRLSEELTRSRWSGQPPWDALHALSDELGLPELDDFADIMRLSGEEGASVYTNLRARSAAMRTAMLNDEISEANAVGERMTIPGSLLGVIFMALLVAPSLLRMFSNT, encoded by the coding sequence ATGACCACCGGACTCCAGATCGCGCTGCTGGGAGGGGCGTTCCTCGGGCTCGGCGTGGTCTTGCTCGTTGCCCGCCTGATGCCTGCCGCGCCGGACCTCACCGAGGCGCTGAGCCGACTGACTCCTGCCCGCGGGCGAGCGAACGCCGTTGGTCCGGTCACCACTGCGAAGGGTAAGGAGCGCATCGGCGTCTGGGCGATCAAGGCATTGCCCCCGGCCGTCTGGATCAGGACTCCGACGCGAGAGCTCGCACTCCTCCGTATCCCGCTCGCGAGGTTCTACGGCGACAAGATCGTCATGGCACTCATGGGGCTCGTGATCCCGCCCCTCCTGGCGTTCTTCTTCGAGCAGATCGGGCTGAGCTTCCCCATCGCGGTCCCGGCCATCGCGTCAGTCGGGCTGGCGGTCGTGATGTTCTTCCTGCCCAACTACAACGCGGTCGACGACGCCCGGAAGGCTCGCCTGGAGTTCACTCGAGCGCTCGGGGCGTACATCGACCTGGTGGCGTTGGAGCGGAACAACGGCTCCGGCGTACGACAGGCAATGGAGTCGGCGGCCGAGGTCGGCGACTCGTGGGTTTTCACGCGCCTCTCGGAGGAGCTGACTCGCTCCCGCTGGTCGGGCCAACCGCCCTGGGATGCCCTGCACGCCCTGTCCGACGAGCTGGGCCTGCCCGAGCTCGACGACTTCGCCGACATCATGCGGCTCTCCGGCGAGGAGGGCGCGTCGGTCTACACCAACCTGCGCGCCCGTTCGGCCGCCATGCGCACGGCGATGCTCAACGACGAGATCTCCGAGGCCAACGCTGTGGGCGAGCGCATGACCATCCCCGGCTCCCTGCTCGGCGTCATCTTCATGGCGCTGCTCGTCGCTCCATCCCTGCTGCGGATGTTCAGCAACACCTGA
- a CDS encoding TadE family protein, protein MKAKPATSSRRRDERGSGTIELVILLPALFAVMFLGTQAALFYHARTVAIAAAQEGARAAGGENGKEADGVNAASSFIADAGGDDVLTGANATANRTATTVTVTVTGHSLSVIPGWSPAIVQTASLPVERLTAP, encoded by the coding sequence TTGAAAGCCAAGCCGGCAACATCAAGTAGGCGGCGGGACGAACGCGGCTCGGGCACCATCGAGCTAGTAATCCTGCTGCCTGCCCTGTTCGCGGTGATGTTCCTCGGGACTCAGGCCGCGTTGTTCTACCACGCCCGAACGGTGGCGATAGCCGCTGCGCAGGAGGGCGCGAGGGCCGCTGGCGGTGAGAACGGCAAGGAGGCCGACGGCGTCAACGCCGCCTCCTCGTTCATCGCCGACGCTGGTGGCGACGACGTACTCACCGGCGCGAATGCGACCGCCAATCGCACCGCCACCACCGTGACCGTGACAGTGACCGGTCACAGCTTGAGCGTGATCCCGGGCTGGAGCCCGGCGATCGTCCAGACGGCGTCGCTGCCCGTCGAGAGGCTGACCGCTCCGTGA
- a CDS encoding TadE/TadG family type IV pilus assembly protein — MTWTRMRDERGSAAVEAALGLPAFALFVGLIIFGGRTATTHSAVESAAADAARTASIARTASEAKSEAKAAAQASLANQDIHCISVTVSVDVSDFGKTVGEAGSVSATVECLLDLADLSVPGVPGSRLIKATSSSPLDTWRERA; from the coding sequence ATGACCTGGACGCGCATGAGGGACGAGCGGGGCTCGGCTGCGGTCGAGGCCGCTCTCGGCCTGCCTGCCTTCGCGCTGTTCGTCGGTCTCATCATCTTCGGTGGCCGCACCGCCACCACCCACTCGGCCGTCGAGTCCGCCGCCGCCGACGCCGCCCGCACCGCCTCCATCGCCCGCACGGCGTCCGAGGCGAAGAGCGAGGCGAAGGCCGCGGCGCAGGCCAGTTTGGCCAACCAAGACATTCACTGCATCAGCGTCACGGTGTCGGTCGACGTGTCCGACTTCGGCAAGACCGTCGGCGAGGCCGGGTCGGTCTCGGCAACCGTGGAATGCCTTCTCGATCTGGCCGATCTGTCCGTTCCGGGCGTCCCAGGCAGTCGCCTGATCAAGGCCACCAGCAGTTCGCCACTGGACACCTGGAGGGAGCGGGCATGA
- a CDS encoding TadE/TadG family type IV pilus assembly protein has translation MTHRTRGERGSISIWLAVSSFVMMMLVGLAVDLGGQVHAKQRAHNIAAEAARTGGEQVQAAPAIKGEYVAVDTVAARNAAEDYLSASGVTGTVTVNGGDTITVDVSDTYKPKFLSFIGIGDLTVTSTASARLVRSLGGSEQ, from the coding sequence ATGACGCACCGAACTCGCGGTGAACGCGGCTCCATCAGCATCTGGCTGGCGGTGTCGAGCTTCGTGATGATGATGCTCGTCGGACTCGCCGTCGACCTCGGCGGACAGGTCCACGCCAAACAGCGTGCTCACAACATCGCCGCCGAAGCTGCCCGGACGGGCGGCGAGCAGGTGCAGGCCGCGCCCGCCATCAAGGGTGAGTACGTCGCGGTGGACACCGTCGCGGCACGTAACGCGGCCGAGGACTACCTGAGCGCCTCGGGCGTCACCGGCACGGTGACCGTCAACGGCGGAGACACCATCACGGTCGATGTCTCCGACACCTACAAACCCAAGTTCCTGAGCTTCATCGGCATCGGTGACCTGACCGTCACCAGCACTGCCTCAGCACGACTCGTCCGCAGCCTCGGAGGGAGCGAACAATGA